The stretch of DNA ATTCAAGTTCCTTGCGTAATCAAGCAGTGTTGGATTCATCGCTTGAATTGCCTGAACGCCGCGCAGCGCCCGGTCGTCGAGCTTGTCGGTGACAAACGTCATCGCGCGGCGCCACAACGCCGAGGGGCTGCGCGGACTGGCGTCACGCTGTCGCCGTTCAATCCGCGCACGGGTCGCCACGTGCAACGACACGGGTTTTCCCAGCCCCAGCACGGAGTTGGCCCACGCGGGTGAGCCGGACACCACCTGCACCACGTCGCAGCCGGCCAGCGCGCTGGTGAGCACCGCTCGCGGTCGATACCGCTGAAACTCGAACTCCCCAACCATTGCACCGACGTGGACAAAGGGAAGACCTTCCCATTCGCCGGTCGCCACCGTCGGGCAATTCAGCCAACTCCAGGGATTCGCAAGCCGAAGGCTCTGATGATCATTCGCGGATTCAGACAACGAGACCAGCTGCAGGTCGAACCCGCCTGAACGCAGCACCACGTCCTTGATGAAGCGCGCCGTGGCCGCCACCCCGCCCTCTCGGCTCAGGCTGGGCACCACCAATGCCAGACGAGGACGACGCCCCAGCGTCACAGCGTCCGCCGATCTGCGGGGCCACTCATCGCTCTTCTAACCTGATCGATGACCTCGGCCGCGCGATGCGTCAGGGAATACGCCGGCACGGCGCGCGCCTGCGCCCGCGCCGCCATCTGCCGCCGCTCCGCCTCTAACGGGAGATACCGGAGCACGAGACCAGCCAGTTCCTGCGGTGTGTCCCACATGGGCACTTCTGTGTGTTCGTCGTACACCGACTGGGCGTACGCGGTGCGGCGATGCAGGAAGAAGCAGCCCATGGCCGCCAGCTCATACGTGCGCGTGGTGTCTTCGTCGCCGGGTTGGCGAACCCCCTGGATGACCACCTCGCGATTGACCGGCGCCACCACGATTCGGCCCCGGCGCAACCACTCGCCATAACTCCGGCCGTGCAGCGACGGCGCCACCTCCCATTCGGGGGGCAGTTGATGGCGGCGTTCGATCCATCCACTCCCAATGACGCCGACCTTCAACGAGTGACCGGCCAACGCCGCCGCCAACTCTTGCATCAACGCGTGATACTCCGGCCGCCAGGTCGCGGCCAGCAGCAGATCAAAATCCTGCACGTCCGGAGGCTCAGGCCAGGCGTGCACGTTCGGGTCGTAGCCATGAGGCACGAAGACGCAGTGGTTCCTATAGCCGTAAGTACTCGCCCAGATCGCCGGATGAAAGGGCTTGGTGGACACCACCAGTTGGTATTCACCCATGGCGGCCTTCAACCTGGCGCCATACGCGTGCGGTGAATAGTCCGGAAACACGTTGACCGTAAAGACCCGTGCCCGTCTGGCCACCTCGACGGTGGCCGCGGCCACCTGGGCCCCCTTGTACACCATCAGGACATCGGGCCGTCGCGCATCCAGGGCCGACACGATCGCGCGATGCAACTCCCGTCGATACCACGGACCGAGGAGCCGACGCGTGGCCCGTACCCGGCGCGATCGCGCGCGGGGCGAATAGTGATCCTCCCCCACATCGTCCACTTCGATGCCGGGCAGGGGCACCAGCGCTTCGCGCAGGGATCGCGCGAACGATCCCTGCCACGTTTCGCCCACAAACAGCACCCTCAACGGCTCGCTCCGACCGCCGCTGTCGTCACGCCGGCGCCGGCCGAAACGCGGGGCACGAACAGGGCCGCCGCCAGAATCGGGTAGAGGATGAACATGAAGGCGCCCAGATAGTCGGACACAAAGTCGCCGTCAATGCGGAACGCGATAAACAGGCCGAGCAGCGACAACGGGAGCA from Acidobacteriota bacterium encodes:
- a CDS encoding glycosyltransferase, translated to MRVLFVGETWQGSFARSLREALVPLPGIEVDDVGEDHYSPRARSRRVRATRRLLGPWYRRELHRAIVSALDARRPDVLMVYKGAQVAAATVEVARRARVFTVNVFPDYSPHAYGARLKAAMGEYQLVVSTKPFHPAIWASTYGYRNHCVFVPHGYDPNVHAWPEPPDVQDFDLLLAATWRPEYHALMQELAAALAGHSLKVGVIGSGWIERRHQLPPEWEVAPSLHGRSYGEWLRRGRIVVAPVNREVVIQGVRQPGDEDTTRTYELAAMGCFFLHRRTAYAQSVYDEHTEVPMWDTPQELAGLVLRYLPLEAERRQMAARAQARAVPAYSLTHRAAEVIDQVRRAMSGPADRRTL